AAATTTTCCTTTCATTCAGAACAGGCCGCAAAAAAATCCTTGAACCCATAAAACGTACCATACTGATCCACCCACTGGCTGCAGGACGGCGGATCAGTATGGTTTTTAACTATCGGGGTTTATCATGGAAGACTGGTTAGTTTTCTGTCACAGGACACCACTTCGTCCATGACCAGAATTCCAAAATTCCTTAACTTTCTCTTTAAAGCACTCCATAGTATAGACAAGGGATAAAAAACGGGAGGGTTCACCGCATCAAGGGGAGCCCTCCCGGATTTCAGGCCGAAGATTCAAGCTTCATAAGTGGAATCTCATTTTTTTTCAACTCCCTTAATCCTGGCTTTTTAACAAAAAAAGACATAGCAACTGCAATCAGGCATAAAATAAAAGCATATGTAAATGCTTGAGTAAATTCGAACATACCGGCTAAACGAGTTCCTACTATACCTGCTATACCAAAGGCAAATATAACAGCGCCATAGTTTTTACCCATATTTTCAGTACCAAAGTAATCTGTTGTAAGCGCTGGAAAAGTTGATAGAAATCCTCCGAAGCAAAAACCTACCAGGGAACCCAAAGCTAAAAAGCTTACATAATTCATTTCAATATAACTCATCAGAAACATTGCTAATGCCATTAAGCTAAACATTACTGTTAATGCGCGAATCCTGCCAATTTTGTCCGAAAAACCACCCCAGAAAATTCGTCCCATTGAATTAAACAATGCTATAGCGACTACAATATTAGCAGCTACAACTGGATCAAGCCTAACCAAATCCGTTCCAATATTTACCGCTACACTGATTACCAGAAGGCCAGCAATACAGCCAAAATGAAACATAAGCCAAATCAAATAGAACTGTTTAGTTTTGACCATCTCTCCAGTTGTAAAATTCACATTTTCAGCAGCTACCGATCCAGCCCGCGGTCTCCAGTCCCATGGCCTGAAGCCAACAGGGGGCGTAACCAGCAATTGTGCTGCTCCAAAAAGTATGACAAAATATATTATACCTAAATATAAAAAGGTATTACTTACCCCATAGTTTGCTATAAGAAATAAAACTATAGGTTTTGATATCATTGCCCCGGCACCAAAACCCGTAACGGCTATTCCGCTGATTAAACCTCGTTTATCCGGAAACCATTTTATGCAGGTTGCCAATACAGGGCCATAAATCAAACCTGTCCCCAAACCAGCTAACATGCCGTACCATATATACAGATGCCATATTTGTGTAGCAGTACTGGATAAGATTAACCCTGTACCAAATATTATCGCCCCTGCTGTAGCAACTTTTCTAGCCCCTATCTTATCATAGATACCACCACCAACTATTCCTCCTACACATATAAAAATGACAGTAATACCGAAGGTTAAGGCTACGCCACCCAAAGTCCAGCCCGGATTAGCTTCTAATAAAGGGATATTAAATAAGCTCCAAGCATAGACGCCCCCTACGCATAGCATCATAACAAATGCAACAAAAACCATACTCCAACGATTGATTAATTTTCTTTCCACTGAGGCTTTCCTTTTTTGATATCTATGGGGCAGTCATGAAAAAAACGATCACCTAAAAACAGAACAGGCCCAAACATAACAAAACAGCAAGAGTATAAAATAAACGCTGTTCACAGTGTACGCAAAATATATGCATACAAGCTTTCTGTCAAGCTAAAACAGATCTTTATGCTAATAAAAAACAATAAGGTGCCGACGCAGATAATCCGGAAATCTTAAAGGGGGCACCACATACCAAGATTTTCATAAAGGGCTGCCTAAACAGCCCTTTATGAAAGATTGCAACCCATGGGACATTAATAAAATACTCACCTTAAGACCATTATCTTTTGCCAGTACTACCGAAGCCAACTACGGCAAATGCCATAATCTCATGGCTTCCTTTGCTGACCTTTCCATCTGAAGAACTTTTTCTCTCCGCATCAATACCATAGGAGTAATTTAGGAAGAAAGGCAGCACGCCTCCTAATTTTGTAGAAATGTTGAGTGAAACGCTTTTATAGGTTGTTTCATCATAATCTGACTGACCAACGACCTTATTATCCTTAGGCATATAAAGAATGTTGAATCCCGGCTGAATTCTCGTTTCCCAGAAATCTACGGGTATTCCAAACTGTATTTTACCAATTACATAGCGGTCGTGCCTGAATTCACAATTATAGTAACCGGGCATCTTTGCATGGGGAGCTAAATAGCTTCCTATCTTTTCAGCGTTGTTTATATCTACATCCTTCTGATAGGCACCATTGATATCAAAAAGAAGATTATAATCCCCTGCGAAGTTGTGATAAAAACCCAGATCTGCATATAATTTATGGGACTGGTTAATATCCTCTGTCAAAACTCCATTGGAATCGTAGCCTGACCGGTTCATATACTCATATTTTGTGGCAAGCCTTACACCATGCTTGATTCTACCCATATTTTTTTCTTCCATATTTTGAAATACAAGCTCAGTACTTCCAACATGGGCTAAATGGTTATCGGGCATTTTTATTTTTGAATCCTCTTCACGATAGAAATAAAATGATGGGCGGTATTTGAATTTTATCTCTACTTTTTGATCAGCCAGCCTGTAATCAAAAAACATTACCGGAGCTATGTAATTACCATTAATATTTAAATCTTCATTCAAATATCCCTGATCAAAGGTTCTGAAACCACCTTCAATTGTGTGGGCAAGAATGGGCTGTATGCCGAAGTGGTATCTGCCTCTGTCAACACCAAAAGTATTGGATAGTGTTGTTGTAGTTAATCTTGCTTCATTATACATATTATCGCCAATGTAGTTTATATAACTGGCCATAACAACAGGACTTACCTGCCCGTCACCATCATCAAGGGGATAGTTAGCGCCCAGAGCGCCCATAAAAGCAAACTCCCTTTTTTCAAGGGCAAAAGCTGAAGTTGAAATAAAAATAAGTGCCGTTAAAAATAGTGATATTTTTTTCATATTGACAATTAACCTCCCTTTTTTGCATCCGGTTAATCTGTGCCATTTTTCTGAATCCTTTGAATTATGTCAGATTCAGGAAAAAGACAGATGTGCTGCATCAACCAAAAGAACATGACAAACAACAAGCAAACAGCGTTTACACATGTAGGCAAGCTATATGCATACATACTTTCTGTCAATACAAAACATCTGCGCTAAGGGCTGGTTTCTATACTTAAAGCAACAGATAATCAGATATCGGTATTTCCTTTGATGTATTCCCTAACCCGCTGTATACCTTCCGCATAGGAAATACTGGGTTCATAGCCCAGCTCCTTTTTTGCACGATCCATGGGAAAACAACTGTCCGAGCCCACAAGGTTGAGGGCTTCATGGGTAATGGGTGGGCGTTGCCGGATACCAAAGAATCTCCACAGGGTTTCGAACAGCCCTGCGCTCATTTTGGCCATAAACCAAGGAAGAGACCTGGGTTTATGGGTTTGAAGCATAGTTGCAAGATCGGAAAAATATGTCTTCCAGCTGATATCCAGAGCATCACAGGCGTTATAGGCGCGGCCAAGGGCGGCATCGCTGGAGGCTGCAAGGAGGATGAGATCTGCCACATTATCCACATAGGCAAGACCTGCATTCTGGCCTCCGCCTGAGATGAGGCAGGGAAGACCTTTTTTAAGAACAGGAGCCACATCATGGAGCCATGTGCCGGAAGCCGGGCCGTAGACATTGGCAGGCCGGACTACGGAAAGCTGAAGTCCTTTTTTTTCATGGTATTCCCATGCAAGTTTTTC
This sequence is a window from Desulfobotulus mexicanus. Protein-coding genes within it:
- a CDS encoding L-lactate MFS transporter; translation: MERKLINRWSMVFVAFVMMLCVGGVYAWSLFNIPLLEANPGWTLGGVALTFGITVIFICVGGIVGGGIYDKIGARKVATAGAIIFGTGLILSSTATQIWHLYIWYGMLAGLGTGLIYGPVLATCIKWFPDKRGLISGIAVTGFGAGAMISKPIVLFLIANYGVSNTFLYLGIIYFVILFGAAQLLVTPPVGFRPWDWRPRAGSVAAENVNFTTGEMVKTKQFYLIWLMFHFGCIAGLLVISVAVNIGTDLVRLDPVVAANIVVAIALFNSMGRIFWGGFSDKIGRIRALTVMFSLMALAMFLMSYIEMNYVSFLALGSLVGFCFGGFLSTFPALTTDYFGTENMGKNYGAVIFAFGIAGIVGTRLAGMFEFTQAFTYAFILCLIAVAMSFFVKKPGLRELKKNEIPLMKLESSA
- a CDS encoding NAD-dependent epimerase/dehydratase family protein — translated: MGFQQNMRQSVLVTGATGFIGRRVMAKLLAEGISVKAIVQPETAIPKEWEEKVEIIRGSIADATVVGKAARDTGTILHLAALVSDWGDEARFRECTVEGSRYIFEEAVRYGARVLLVSSVVVYGDAISKKVCSEVTPFGKTFGPYSRTKQAQEKLAWEYHEKKGLQLSVVRPANVYGPASGTWLHDVAPVLKKGLPCLISGGGQNAGLAYVDNVADLILLAASSDAALGRAYNACDALDISWKTYFSDLATMLQTHKPRSLPWFMAKMSAGLFETLWRFFGIRQRPPITHEALNLVGSDSCFPMDRAKKELGYEPSISYAEGIQRVREYIKGNTDI